In Streptomyces sp. HUAS ZL42, the DNA window ACGTGCCGAAGGCGCAGCAGGGACTGATCGTGCAGGTGTGTCTGGCCGTGATGGTCGGCAGCCTCGTGGCGGCCGCCTTCACACTGATGCAGAACCTCACCGTCCTGCGCCTCGAGGGCCGCATCGAGGCGACGCTCCAACCGGCCGTGTGGGACCGGCTGTTGCGCCTGCCGACGAGGTTCTTCGCCGAACGCTCCACCGGAGAGCTCGCGAGTGCGGCCATGGGCATCAGCGCGATCCGCAGGCTGTTCGCGGGCATCGGCCCCTCGGTGGCCCAGGCCGTCACCGTCGGCGCGATGAACCTGGGGCTGCTGCTCTGGTACAGCGTCTCCATGGCGATGGCGGCGATCGGCATGCTGATCGTGATCGCGGCCGTGTTCCTGGGGCTCGGGCTGTGGCAGGTGCGCTGGCAGCGGCGCCTGGTGGTCCTCGGCAACAAGCTGAACAACCAGGCGTTCCAGACCCTGCGCGGTCTGCCGAAACTGAGGGTCGCGGCGGCCGAGAACTACGCGTACGCGGCCTGGGCCTCGGAGTTCGCGCGCAGCCGTGAGCTGCAGCAGCGGCTCGGCCGGATCAAGAACCTCAACACGGTGCTGGGTGCGGTGTATCTGCCGCTGTGCTCCCTGCTGATGTTCATGCTGCTGGCCGGCCCGGCGCGCGGCACGCTGTCGGCGGCCGACTTCCTCACCTTCAACACGTCGGTGACGATGCTGCTCACCTCGGTCACCCAGCTGACCGGCGCGTTCGTCTCCGCGGTGGCGGCGCTGCCGCTGTTCGAGGAGATCAAGCCGGTGCTGGAGGCGACACCGGAGGTGCGCGCGGCCAGCACCCGGCCGGGTCCGCTGTCGGGCGCGGTCGAGGCCCGCCGCCTGTCCTTCCGCTACTCCGACGACGGCCCGCTCGTGCTCGACGACGTCTCCTTCGAGGTGAGGCCGGGTGAGTTCGTGGCGGTCGTCGGTCCCAGCGGCTGCGGCAAGTCGACGCTGCTGAGGCTGCTCATCGGCTTCGACCGGCCGCTCTTTGGCAGTGTGCTGTACGACGGGCAGGATCTGGCGGCCCTCGACCAGTCGGCCGTACGCAGGCAGTGCGGGGTCGTGCTGCAGCACGCCCAGCCGTTCACCGGCTCCCTCCTGGACGTCATCTGCGGCACCGAGGCGTACACGCCGGAGGAGGCGATGGCGGCCGCGGAGATGGCGGGGCTCGCCGAGGACATCAGGCGGATGCCGATGGGCCTGCACACGATCGTCTCGGGCAGCGGGTCGGTCTCCGGCGGCCAGCGTCAGCGCCTGATGATCGCCCAGGCCCTCATCCGCCGCCCGCGCATCCTGTTCTTCGACGAGGCGACCAGCGCGCTCGACAACGAGACACAGCGCACGGTCATCGAGAGCACCCGCAAGCTCAACGCCACTCGCATCGTCATCGCACACCGCCTGTCGACGGTCATGGACGCCGACCGCGTCATCGTCATGGAGAACGGCAAGATCGCCCAGCAGGGGCCGCCCGCCCAGCTGCTCGCGGACACGGGCGGGCGACTGCACGAGCTGGTGCGGCGGCAGATGACCTGAGTGCCGGACCCGACACCACCGCCCTTAACGAAACGTTGCCGTTTCGTCGACGATGGTCTAGCCTCGCCGTGTACGAAACCGTTTCGTTCAAGAAGCGGCACGACTTTCCCTGGAGTGGTCCCCGATGCCTCAGAAGACCTTGACCGACGACACCCATGCGGGTGCCACGGAGGCGCCGCCGGCGGCTTCCGCGAAGCGGTGGTGGATCCTCGCGGTCGTCGCCGTCGCGCAGCTGATGGTGGTGCTGGACGCCACCATCGTGAACATCGCCCTCCCCTCGGCCCAGGCCGACCTCGGGTTCTCCGACGGCAACCGGCAGTGGATCGTCACGGCGTACGCACTCGCGTTCGCCTCCCTGCTCCTGCTCGGCGGACGCATAGCCGACCTCTTCGGCCGCAAGACCGCCTTCCTCGTCGGCGTGCTCGGTTTCGCCGCCGTCTCCGCACTCGGCGGTGCCGCGACCAACTTCGAGATGCTGGTCACCGCGCGCGCCCTGCAGGGCGCCTTCGGCGCACTCCTCGCGCCCGCCGCGCTCTCGCTGCTCAACACGACCTTCACCGACGCCCGGGAGCGGGCGCGGGCGTTCAGCGTGTACGGCGCCATCGCCGGTGCCGGCGGTGCGGTGGGTCTGCTGCTCGGCGGCATCCTCACCGACGCGCTCGACTGGCGCTGGACGCTGTACGTCAACGTGGCCATCGCCGTCGTCGCCCTCGTCGGCGGCTGGCTGCTGCTCAGCAACCACCGCGACGCCGCGAACTCCAAGCTGGACGTACCCGGCACGATCCTCGTCGCGTCCGGTCTCTTCGCGCTCGTGTACGGCTTCTCCAACGCCGAGACCCACGACTGGGGCTCGGCGCTGACCTGGGGCTTCCTGATCGCCGGCGGTCTGCTCCTGGCGGCCTTCACCTGGTGGCAGACCCGGGCCGCACACCCGCTGCTGCCGCTGCGCATCCTGCTCGACCGCAACCGCGCGGCCTCGTTCCTCGCGGTGCTGATCTCCGGCGCGGGCATCTTCGGCGTCTTCCTCTTCCTCACCTACTACCTGCAGCTGAACCTGGGCTTCAGTCCGACGAAGACGGGCGTGGCGTTCCTGCCGATGGTCGGCGCGCTGATGGTGGCGGCGCAGCTCGGCACCACTGCCCTCGTGCCGCGGATCGGGCCGAAGGCGGTCATCCCGCTGGGCTTCGCGATCGCCGCCGTCGGCATGGCCTGGCTGACCGGCATCGGGGTCGGCTCGGACTACGTCAGCTCCGTGCTGCCGCAGCTGGTCGTGATCGGCCTGGGCCTCGGCCTGGTGATGCCGCCCGCCATGCAGCTGGCCACCGGCGGGGTGGCGGCCGAGGACGCGGGTGTCGCCTCGGCGACGGTCAACGCCATGCAGCAGGTGGGCGGTTCGATCGGTACGGCACTGCTGAACACGCTGGCCGCGAGCGCCGCGACCGACTACCTGGCCGGCCGGGACGCCACCAGCAAGCTGGTGCAGGCACAGGCGACCATCGAGAGCTACACCACCGCCTTCTGGTGGTCGGCGGGCTTCTTCACCGCCGGTGCGCTGATCGCCTTCCTGCTGTTCCGCCGCGGGGTGCCGCAGCAGGACGCGAATGCCGCGCAGGTCGTCCACATGTGAACCGCCCATGCCGGAGAGGGGCTGCCGTCCGCAGGGAGACGGCAGCCCGTCTTCGCTGTCATGGTGACGGTATGCGCAAGGCGTCGGCGGCACTCGGCACATCGCTGTTCCTCGCGCTCGCCCCGGGGACCGTGGTCGTCCTGCTGCCTTGGTGGCTGACCGGGTGGCGGGCCGGTGACTGGTGGCTGCCCGCACGCCTTCTGGGACTGGTGCCGCTGACGGCCGGAGCAGTGGTCCTGCTGTCCGCGTACGTCCGGTTCGTGATCGAGGGCCTCGGCACCCCGGCACCGGTGGCACCGCCCGAACACCTGGTGGTGGGCGGGCTGTACCGGTACGTGCGCAACCCGATGTACGTCGCGGTGGTCGCGGCGATCGCCGGCCAGGGCGTGCTGCTCGCCCGGCCGGTCCTGCTGGTGTACGGCGGATGCGCCGGGTCGGCGATGTGGGCGTTCGCGAAGTGGTACGAGGAGCCTGCCCTGACCCGCCGTTTCGGCACCGACTACGAGCGCTACAGGCAGGCGGTGCCGGGATGGTGGCCGCGGCTCACTCCGTGGCGCGGCGGGTGAAACCGACCTCGGAAAAGTCAATCGCCCAAACCGAAATTCACCGGGTCGAGTGAACTAGATCTTGCGGACGGCTCCGCAGGGGTGTCACCCGCCGCGTCGGGGTAGCACCGGGATCAAATGCGCCCCGTGGCGAGGTGGAGCGGACATGACGCCGGAAGCCGACAACCGTGCTCCTGAACCGTCCGCCGTCACGGGTGCGCCAGTCAACGGATCCGGGTCGCCGTCCGCGAATCCGTACGCCCGCACCCGCGTGAGCGGCGCGTTCACGGTGATCGAGGCCACGGGCGAGATCGACGTGGCGACGGCGGGGTTCCTCGGGGAGCACCTGGACGCGGCGACCGCGGGAGCGGCGCCGGACGTCCTGGTCGATCTGCGGTACGTGGACTTCTTCGACTGCTCGGGGCTGCGCGTGCTGTGCCGGGCCGGGACGCGGGCCGTCGAGCGCGGGGGGCGAGTGCGCGTCGTCTCCGTCCAACCGCGCATCCGCAAGCTGCTCGGCGCCGCGGGACTGCTCGGCCGCTTCCCGCCGCTCCCCGCGATTCCCGGAGAACGGGATTGATCGTGGGACTGGAACGGCCCCGGGGCGGGAATGACCCCAGGGGCCGGCGGGCGGCCCCACTCCGCCCGGCCGGCCCCTGGGTACGAGATCACAGGGCCCCGCGTCACTGACCCGCACTCCCCACCTGCGAGCCGCTTGCGGCGCTCACGGGGACCGTGCGATCCCGGTCCCTCAGAACGTGAAGACGCTGCTCTCCTGGGCGTTCTTCACGCACTCGTTGGCGAAGGTGCGCTCGTAGGAGACGCGCTTGCCCTGCCAGACGCCGTCCACGGTGACGACGACGGGGTCGTACTGCTTGGTGCACCACACGTCGCTTCTCGTCCCCAGCGCGTCGAAGTCCCCGCCGGTGCCGCGCAGTTCGGCGCAGGCCCGGGAGACGGCCGGGTGCGTGCCGGAGGCCGTCGGCGCACAGGACAGGGTCACCGCGCGGGCCGGAGTGAAGGTGGCCGCGCTGTCGCCGTGACCCACGGTCAGGACCAGCGCGGACGGGGCGTAGAGCGAGGCAGGGGCGGCGAGCGCGGCCCCGGTCAGGGGCCCGCAGACAGTGGTGGCCGCAAGGCCGAGAGTCGCTGCCCAGCGCGCGGTGTTCCGCATTGTGTGCATCCTTCCGCTCGGGAATGAGGGTTGTGCCGGGTCCGGCTCGGTCGGTGCCGGAGCGGCGAGCGCGAGTCTGCCGAGTCCGCCGCCGAAACTCACCTCGACCCCACGCGTTTCAGTAACCTTGCGTGTTGAATCAGTGGCGTGAAGTTACGGAATTCGATCGTTTCAAGACCGACAGCAAGCGGTTCTTGATCCCCCGGATCGGCCGGATGGCCGGATTTCACCTGCTCGTTAATCGTCCTGAAACATTCCGCTTCCGCTCTCGGCGGACTCTCCCCCAACCCCTTGTGTTCATGTCCGAGTCGAGTAATCGTCATTACATGATTACTAGCGAGCAGCAAGAGAAGCTTCGCGGCTGGTTCGCAGGCCGGCTGCCGGACGACCTCTTCGAGGAGCTGACCGAGGTGACGGTCGACCGCGAGGAGATCACCGTGATCGGCCGGATCCCCGAACCCCGCCTCACCGAGGACGCGCCGGCCGCCGAGCGGGAGGCTGCCCTCGAGGGCCGGATGCAGGAGTTCCGGGAGCGCACCCGGGAGGCCCGGATCGGGGTGGCCCGCGAGGCCGAACACCGGTTCCGCCGGAAGGTCTCCTGGGGGGTGGAGTGCGGCGGGCGGCGCGCGCTGTTCACGCACGTGGCCGCGCCCGTCATGACACGACTGCGCCAGCCCGAGCGCCAGGTCCTCGACACCCTGATCGCCGGGGGCGTGGCCCGCAGCCGCAGTGACGCCCTGGCCTGGTGCGTCCGGCTGGTCCAGCGCCACACCGACGACTGGCTCACCGAGCTGCGGGAGTCCCTCGCGCATGTCCAGCGGGTGCGGGCCCAGGGCCCGGACGCCGAGCCGCAGGACGCGCCCGCCGACGAGGGCTGAGCGACGGAGGTGACCGACTCATCCGGCACAGACCCGAACTGACGGCCCGTCACTGTCAGACCTCTCCGCTACGTTGCGGGCATGACTCGATTCGTACTCGTGGCAGGCACATGGCTCGGAGCGTGGGCATGGGACGAGGTGACGGCCGAACTGCGCGCGGCCGGGCACGACGTCCATCCGCTGACGCTGTCCGGCCTCGCCGAGAGGCAAGGTGCGCCCGCCGGACAGCAGACGCACGTGCAGGACATCGTCGACGAGGTCGAGCGGCTCGATCTGCGGGACGTGGTCCTGGTCGGGCACAGCTACGCCGGCGTCCCGGTCGGCCAGGCCGCCGAGCGGATCGGCGACCGGCTGCGACGTGTGGTGTACGTCGACGCGAATGTTCCCTTCGACGGGGAGTCGTTCCTGTCGGGCTGGCCGAGCGACCACGTGCGCGCGTCGATCGAGAACCACGACGGCTTCTGGCCGCCCCTGGACGCCGACGACTACGCGGGCCAGGGACTCACCGACGAGCAGATGTCCCGCATCGTCTCTGCCGGGACTCCGCACCCGGGCTCCACGCTCACCGAACCGGCGGTGCTGAAGGGTTCGCCCGGCGACCTGCCGTCGACGTACGTCAAGTGCCTGCTCGACGGGGACGAACCGGCGCCCGCCGTGGCAGAGCTGCTCAAGAACGAGCGCTGGGAACTGGTGGAGCTGGACACCGGCCACTGGCCGATGTTCTCGCAGCCGCGTGAACTGGCACGGATCCTGGGCGAATCGGCGGTGTCCCCCTGAGTCTCCGCCCGACGTACCGGCCGGTATCGTCAGCCTGCGGACGCGGGCTCGACGACGAGAGGCGGGACGTACGGTGGCCAAGCACTGGGCGGACTTCCAGTACGAGATCTACCTGAACGGGATGTCGGGCGCGGTGCCCCGCCTGCCCACCGATCTGACCCGGCTGGAGGAGCTCACCGAGCGGCGGCTCGGCCCCGGCCCGGTCGGCTATGTGGCGGGCAGCGCGGGCGACGGCAGCACGGCGCGGGCAAACCGGGCGGCGCTGGAGCGCCGGAGGATCGTGCCGCGCATGCTGCGGGACGTGCACGAGCGTGATCTGTCGGTCGAGGTGCTCGGCCGCTCGCTGCCCGCCCCGCTGGCCCTGGCACCGGTCGGCGTGCTGTCGATCATGCATCCGGACGCCGAGTCCGCCGCGGCCCGGGCCGCCGCCGCGCAGGGCGTGCCGTACATCCTGTCCTCGGCGTCCAGCACACCGATCGAGCAGGTCGCGGAGGTGATGGGCGACGCCGAGCGCTGGTTCCAGCTGTACTGGTCCAAGGACCGCGAGGTGACGCGGAGCTTCCTGAGCCGGGCCAGGGCATCCGGGTTCACCGTGCTCGTCGTCACCCTGGACACACCGCTCCTGGCCTGGCGTCCGCGCGATCTCGACCAGGCGTATCTGCCGTTCCTGCACGGCGTGGGCACCGCCAACTACTTCTCGGACCCGGCCTTCCGGGCGGGCCTGGCCAAGCCCGTGCACGAGGATCCGAACGCGGCCGTGCTGCACTTCGTCGGTCTGTTCGCGGACCCCGGCAAGACCTGGCCCGACCTGGCGTTCCTGCGGGAGAACTGGGACGGCCCGATCGTGCTGAAGGGCATCCTGCACCCGGACGACGCCCGCCTGGCAGCCGACGCCGGCATGGACGGTGTGGTGGTCTCCAACCACGGCGGCCGTCAGGTCGCCGGGTCGGTCGCGGCGGCCGACGCGCTCCCCCGGGTGGCCCGGGCGGTCGGCGACCGGCTCACGGTCCTGTTCGACAGCGGCATCCGCACCGGCGACGACGTCTTCAAGGCGCTCGCGCTCGGTGCGCGGGCGGTGCTCGTGGGCCGGCCGTACGTCTATGGCCTCGGCCTCGACGGACAGGCCGGTGTCGAGCACGTGATCCGCTGTCTGCTCGCCGAGTTCGACCTCACGCTCGCCCTGTCCGGTCACGCCGGTCCGGCCACGGTCGGCGCCGCGGATCTCCTGGAGGAGGACTGATCCGCGGACGTCGGCCGGGGGCCCTCACGACATCCGGTCCGACAGTTCGACCGGCTGCGCGGACGAGGTCTCGCTCCCACTCGACAGGGAACCCGGGTCGGCCGTCACCGGGTCGGTCACCCAGCGCTGTCCCGTGGAGCCGTCGCGCACCTTGACGACGATGTCGGCGCCCGGTTCCCCGGTGGTGGAGGTGAGGGCGAGGGCATCGTCCCACCGAGGCAGCAACTCCCCCTGCGCAGTGAGGTCGTAGCGGACGTCGTCGCCCCGCCTGTCGTCCTCCTGCGCGCACTCGCCGAGGATGACGACGCCGGCGTCCGCATGCGAGTCCAGGCACAGTTCGGGGTTCGCCACGCTGCGCAGCTGTCCGTCGTCGGCGTACGACCACTGCTGGCTCCAGTCCGAGGAGCACGCCGCCAGCTCCGCCGCCGCGCCCGCCTTGGCCTCGCCCCGGATGTCCAGGCAGAGGTCGGCGTCGGCGTTGCGCAGCCTGGTCTGCCGGGGCGCGTTGGGCAGCTGGGCCGTGCCTGTCGGCCCGGAGGAGTCGGTGGTGGGGCTGCCGCCGGTCGCGCTGGTGGAGGCGGCCGGGTCGGCGCCGCCGTCGTCCGACCACAGTCCCGCGGCGAACAGGGTCGTCAGCAGCCCGGCGGAGGCGAGGCCGACCCCCGTGAGCAGGAACCGCGACGAGTTCGGTCCCCCGGGCAGGCCACGGCGGGGGGACGGGATCCGGGACAGGAGCCGACGGCCCGAGCCGCCGCGGGGTCCCCCGCCGCGGTGCCGGGCGGCGCCGCGGACGCGCACGGTCTGCTGTCCGTCGCGACCCGGGCGCGAGTCGAGGTAGCGGCGGGCTCCCCAGCCGAGTACCGCCTCCGCCAGCAGTACCCCCAACCCGCCTTCGAAATGACCGAGTTGTTCGGCGGCGGAACGGCAGTAGCGGCACTCCGCCAGATGCCGCTGGACATCCGGCAGCAGGGCACCGCCCCGGCGAATGGGGACGTCGAGAAGGCGGTTGTAGAAGCGGCAATCCTTGGACGGCGCGAGTTCCCGGTGCGCGCGGACACAGCCCTCTCGGAGTTTTTCCCGGGCCTGTTCGTGGGCCGCCGACGCGTTTTCGGTGTCCATGCCAAGAAGGCCGGCGGAAACGGTTATCGGTTCCGCCTCGACCTCGGTGTGCCACAGCAGGCAGCGGGCGACCGCGGGAAGGCCCTGAAATGAACGTTCGGCGAGCACGCGATTTTCGGGCGTCATGGACTTGGCGGCGCGCAGGCCACGCCCTCCGGCGGGTTTCTCCAAATCCGGCAGAACACCGGATATTCGCTCTTCGGAGGACCACAGCCGGACCGTGTCGCGCACGGTCACCAGCAGACGGGGCCGCAGCGCGGCGCCCGGCTCGCCCAGGGTCAGCCGGTCGAAGACCTGATGGAAGGCGGCTGCCGTGACCATGGAGGCGACGCTCGCGGAGGAGGCGAGGCAGATGACCGCGTACTCGTGCACGGGCTGCCAGTGCCGGGCGATCAGCAGAGCGGTGGCCTGGGCGACTTCGCCGTCCGGGCCGCCGCGCATCCGCACGGCGAGAGACTCGTCGGATTCTCCCGATTGGCCGCCGGGCGGCGGATAAGGAGGACGAGGGGGGTGGGGGGTGGGCACTGAGCGGATTCCTTTGATGCGTACCTGTGCGGTGCGGGTGCGGGGAGCACGAATTCACCGACGGCGATTCGGATCCGGTCCGCCGAGGGACGTTTGCGGAGTCCCGAGCCTTTACCCCCCGCCCGGGTGGTTCACCCTTGCACAACTTACTCGTGCGCAACAAGACGCCTGGGCAACATGGGCCTCATTGAAGCAAAATCAGACACGCAGGCCCATCCGGTCTCACTCGCACCGGTTTTCGAGATGTGTTTTCCCCTGCTGTCCACCGGGGGCGCGGGCCGTCGGTTCTCCCGCGCCCCGTGTGAACCACGCACACTGGCCGACGCGCCGCGCACGCTCCCGGCGTGCGCCCCGGGGTAGTCCACTGGAAGCGGCCGATCCTCGGAGGCCCCGCGCAGGACGGCGGCTCTCCTGCGCGAAACGGCCGCCGACCTTGCTCCTCCCGCCCTCGGTCGGCGGCCCAGAGCTCCGCCCGGGGATCAGCCCCACAGGGCCTGCCCGACGGGCCCTAGATCTGCCAGGAGCGCAGCCGGTCGGCCGCGCCGTAGACGTCCGTCTTGCCGTCGATCAGGTCACGGGCGAGGTCCACCAGCGCGCCGTACGGCGGGTCGATGCCGACGCCGCTGACGAACATGTACGCCACCGCCGTGGCGCAGGCGAAACGCGCGTTGGACGAGGGCAGGGGCTTGAGCAGCGCGAGAGTGTGCAGCAGGGCGGCGGCCCGCCAGGCCGGGTCGGAGTCCACGCCGAGGCGGGGCGGATCGACTCGGTGGCGGGCGACCGCGGCGACCAGCGCCGAGAAGTCGTTGATCGTGGGCTGGTCCGGCAGGACCTCCTCGTGCCGCTGGAGCAGCCAGGGCACGTCTATGTGGATGACGGGTGCCATCGGTCAGGCGACCCTGCCCTCGCCCCTGGCGGGCGCTTCGTCGTCGGGGAAGGCGGCGGCGAACTCGTCCGCGTGGGACGCGAAGAACCGGCGGAAGGCCTCCGCCCCCTCCTGCAGCGCGCGGTGGCGCGCTATGTCGGCGGCGGCGGCCTCACGCACGAGAGCCTTCATCGACGTGCCGCGTTCCTTGGCGATCTGCCGAAGGTCCTCCAGCTCGCGATCGCTGAATTCCACGTTGAGGGCTGGCATACCCCTCACGGTACCGCCCGGGTACTTACTCGTAAATATCCCCAGGTCAAGAGGGAGGCGGGAAGGTACCGAAGGGGTATGCCCCGGGAGTGTCAGCCCTGGTCCGCCACGAACGACGCCATCCGGGTCAGCGCCGCGTTCCAGTTGATCGCGGTCTCGTTGGTCGACCAGGACTGGATGTCGTCGATGTAGCAGAACTGGCCTACGCAGCCCTGGAGTTTACTCTGCGCGTAGGGGTCCTGGATGCTCGAGTTGGGGCCGCCCGCGAGCGTGCCGTGCGGCGGGTTGGGGAGACCGGGGTCGAGCTCGTGGGCGTACCAGCGGCTGTGCTGGTTGTGCGCGTTGGCCTCGCCGTAGCCGGTGATGTACGACATGTTCAGCGCGTTGCGGCCGAGCACGTAGTCCATGCTCTGCAGGGCCCCGTCGCGGTACTTCGCGGCGCCCGTGATGTCGTACGCCGTCGCCATGACCACGGCGTTGTTCAGCACCTGATGGCTGGAGCCCCAGTCGTACAGGTTGCCCTGCGGGGCGTACGGCATACCGTACGGCTCCGACTTCAGCGTGGCCAGGTACTTGTCCGCGCCCCCGACCACCGACGCCCGCACCTTGTCCCGACCGGGCAGCCTGCTCGGGACGGTCGCCAGGTCGAGCCGGCCCGCGGCCGCAGTCCTGCCCCAGT includes these proteins:
- a CDS encoding NHLP bacteriocin export ABC transporter permease/ATPase subunit; its protein translation is MTTVGEGDLVLGALGSLGSRIDCAGFNRLDLEGPQVLWLVAAGAVDLFAVGAEQQGHWHHLGRLEAGSLLLGPVAGPRHTLVARPLRDCVVHRIGLRELYQPAHTQTWSYDEYGNPRYVPPTTSPLEYALALGVGRSLSVLFQAPMATERAADLTDDDVFWMQVPPGSVQYGSLYGAEAAADLLMDPAVWQSMVDQQYRLLTTLDRWIEQLERTHETRTAAGIKAGEAVRAQADRTLMAAIGRRSAKRTTAADADATYAACKLVARAAGITLAGPAQSGTGGDRLDPVEQVALASRVRTRAVRLDGRWWRDDVGPLVGHRALSGAPVALLWRRGGYVAVHPSTGRETPIESANAEEFEPRAVMFYRPLPERRLSPLRLLRFTLRGARGDLANLLLSGLVTVAIGALVPVATGKVLGEYVPKAQQGLIVQVCLAVMVGSLVAAAFTLMQNLTVLRLEGRIEATLQPAVWDRLLRLPTRFFAERSTGELASAAMGISAIRRLFAGIGPSVAQAVTVGAMNLGLLLWYSVSMAMAAIGMLIVIAAVFLGLGLWQVRWQRRLVVLGNKLNNQAFQTLRGLPKLRVAAAENYAYAAWASEFARSRELQQRLGRIKNLNTVLGAVYLPLCSLLMFMLLAGPARGTLSAADFLTFNTSVTMLLTSVTQLTGAFVSAVAALPLFEEIKPVLEATPEVRAASTRPGPLSGAVEARRLSFRYSDDGPLVLDDVSFEVRPGEFVAVVGPSGCGKSTLLRLLIGFDRPLFGSVLYDGQDLAALDQSAVRRQCGVVLQHAQPFTGSLLDVICGTEAYTPEEAMAAAEMAGLAEDIRRMPMGLHTIVSGSGSVSGGQRQRLMIAQALIRRPRILFFDEATSALDNETQRTVIESTRKLNATRIVIAHRLSTVMDADRVIVMENGKIAQQGPPAQLLADTGGRLHELVRRQMT
- a CDS encoding MFS transporter yields the protein MPQKTLTDDTHAGATEAPPAASAKRWWILAVVAVAQLMVVLDATIVNIALPSAQADLGFSDGNRQWIVTAYALAFASLLLLGGRIADLFGRKTAFLVGVLGFAAVSALGGAATNFEMLVTARALQGAFGALLAPAALSLLNTTFTDARERARAFSVYGAIAGAGGAVGLLLGGILTDALDWRWTLYVNVAIAVVALVGGWLLLSNHRDAANSKLDVPGTILVASGLFALVYGFSNAETHDWGSALTWGFLIAGGLLLAAFTWWQTRAAHPLLPLRILLDRNRAASFLAVLISGAGIFGVFLFLTYYLQLNLGFSPTKTGVAFLPMVGALMVAAQLGTTALVPRIGPKAVIPLGFAIAAVGMAWLTGIGVGSDYVSSVLPQLVVIGLGLGLVMPPAMQLATGGVAAEDAGVASATVNAMQQVGGSIGTALLNTLAASAATDYLAGRDATSKLVQAQATIESYTTAFWWSAGFFTAGALIAFLLFRRGVPQQDANAAQVVHM
- a CDS encoding isoprenylcysteine carboxylmethyltransferase family protein — its product is MRKASAALGTSLFLALAPGTVVVLLPWWLTGWRAGDWWLPARLLGLVPLTAGAVVLLSAYVRFVIEGLGTPAPVAPPEHLVVGGLYRYVRNPMYVAVVAAIAGQGVLLARPVLLVYGGCAGSAMWAFAKWYEEPALTRRFGTDYERYRQAVPGWWPRLTPWRGG
- a CDS encoding STAS domain-containing protein, whose amino-acid sequence is MTPEADNRAPEPSAVTGAPVNGSGSPSANPYARTRVSGAFTVIEATGEIDVATAGFLGEHLDAATAGAAPDVLVDLRYVDFFDCSGLRVLCRAGTRAVERGGRVRVVSVQPRIRKLLGAAGLLGRFPPLPAIPGERD
- a CDS encoding protease inhibitor; the protein is MRNTARWAATLGLAATTVCGPLTGAALAAPASLYAPSALVLTVGHGDSAATFTPARAVTLSCAPTASGTHPAVSRACAELRGTGGDFDALGTRSDVWCTKQYDPVVVTVDGVWQGKRVSYERTFANECVKNAQESSVFTF
- a CDS encoding alpha/beta fold hydrolase is translated as MTRFVLVAGTWLGAWAWDEVTAELRAAGHDVHPLTLSGLAERQGAPAGQQTHVQDIVDEVERLDLRDVVLVGHSYAGVPVGQAAERIGDRLRRVVYVDANVPFDGESFLSGWPSDHVRASIENHDGFWPPLDADDYAGQGLTDEQMSRIVSAGTPHPGSTLTEPAVLKGSPGDLPSTYVKCLLDGDEPAPAVAELLKNERWELVELDTGHWPMFSQPRELARILGESAVSP
- a CDS encoding lactate 2-monooxygenase, coding for MAKHWADFQYEIYLNGMSGAVPRLPTDLTRLEELTERRLGPGPVGYVAGSAGDGSTARANRAALERRRIVPRMLRDVHERDLSVEVLGRSLPAPLALAPVGVLSIMHPDAESAAARAAAAQGVPYILSSASSTPIEQVAEVMGDAERWFQLYWSKDREVTRSFLSRARASGFTVLVVTLDTPLLAWRPRDLDQAYLPFLHGVGTANYFSDPAFRAGLAKPVHEDPNAAVLHFVGLFADPGKTWPDLAFLRENWDGPIVLKGILHPDDARLAADAGMDGVVVSNHGGRQVAGSVAAADALPRVARAVGDRLTVLFDSGIRTGDDVFKALALGARAVLVGRPYVYGLGLDGQAGVEHVIRCLLAEFDLTLALSGHAGPATVGAADLLEED
- a CDS encoding RICIN domain-containing protein: MPTPHPPRPPYPPPGGQSGESDESLAVRMRGGPDGEVAQATALLIARHWQPVHEYAVICLASSASVASMVTAAAFHQVFDRLTLGEPGAALRPRLLVTVRDTVRLWSSEERISGVLPDLEKPAGGRGLRAAKSMTPENRVLAERSFQGLPAVARCLLWHTEVEAEPITVSAGLLGMDTENASAAHEQAREKLREGCVRAHRELAPSKDCRFYNRLLDVPIRRGGALLPDVQRHLAECRYCRSAAEQLGHFEGGLGVLLAEAVLGWGARRYLDSRPGRDGQQTVRVRGAARHRGGGPRGGSGRRLLSRIPSPRRGLPGGPNSSRFLLTGVGLASAGLLTTLFAAGLWSDDGGADPAASTSATGGSPTTDSSGPTGTAQLPNAPRQTRLRNADADLCLDIRGEAKAGAAAELAACSSDWSQQWSYADDGQLRSVANPELCLDSHADAGVVILGECAQEDDRRGDDVRYDLTAQGELLPRWDDALALTSTTGEPGADIVVKVRDGSTGQRWVTDPVTADPGSLSSGSETSSAQPVELSDRMS
- a CDS encoding toxin Doc, which encodes MAPVIHIDVPWLLQRHEEVLPDQPTINDFSALVAAVARHRVDPPRLGVDSDPAWRAAALLHTLALLKPLPSSNARFACATAVAYMFVSGVGIDPPYGALVDLARDLIDGKTDVYGAADRLRSWQI